accCCAAGGAAAAGGCCAGATCTTGTGTGCTCTTAAAAATGACAAACAGCTTCTCCCACCAGTCCCATTTCTGTAGAAACAGATTAGAGCCCAGGCTGCAATTCAGCCAGAAACCACCCCTGCTTGCCAGAGGAAGACATAAATAGGACATTGTGATGTTCTTGTGAACGTCCAGCCTGGTCCTAActgtcccctccccttccctcagagccttggggaaagaagagATGGAAAGGAAAGGGAGGTGCATGAGAAGGctgcctccaccccctccccgctCGCTGACCAGGCTCAGCTCATCTCTGTCCCCTTCCCGCTAAGGGCCACAAGAGCAGTCCCCTTCAGAAGGCCAAGCCCCAAACCCAGAAAGGGAGTCCCTGGAGCAGCAAAACTAAGCCATTCAGGGCAGACGGTCAGCAGGAAGAAAGGAGGATGAACTTCAGGGTATTAAGGCAAACAGTGCCACCTAAATCTTTATTCAAACGGGAATCAGCAATTGGACACAAATCACAGTTCAACAGCAAAAACTATTTCTCTTGGAAGTGGCAAGCCCTGGCCCCTCCATATGGCCATCTGCCCAGAGAACTTGTCACTGTCTGCTCTCCAGCTTCATagaccctgccctgcctgccgcAGCTGGGCCAGAACCTCCCGGCCACCTCGGCTTCCTGGCTAAGCAGGTTCTGCCCCCTCCCTGGTGCCCTCTCTGGTTCCAGCCTCTGGCAGCATCATCTCTGAGCCATGCTGAGCCCCGAGGAGGGCGGGATGGGGCTTCAGTCGAGGGGagggaagccaggactggaagaagctgtcttccagctcccagcccccatcTAGCCAGAGGCCCAGGGGCCTACTCTCCCGAGCTGGCTCCCACATCCCCTCCCCAAGGGGGTCAGTATATCTTCTGACGACTGGGCAGAATGGCCTCTTTGATGAAGTTGAAGACAACCAGGATGCCTAAGCGTTTGCCCCGCTTGCCTTTGGTGAAGTAATTGGAGACCACGTCATCTGTGAAGACACAGGCAGGGAGATGAGtaagtgtgactgtgtgtgtgtgtgtgcacgcacgtgcACATGTGAACCCAGCTCTCCCAACCCGGGGCCCAGGCATCTGCATCATGGGACTGGGCTCCATCCAGctcccccagcacttgggccttgTGCTGTCCCCACACCCCGCTCCTTACAGACCCCTGCTCACCTCCTGGCTGCATGGTGGAGGGCAGGACATTCTCCCCAGCCGAAAGTGACACGAAGAATGCAAACGGGATTATCCACAGGCAGAAAGTGAAATAGGCCAGGACCTAGCAACAAGACAGCCTGAGAAGAGGGTGCCCCGGAGGTGCCAGGAGAGGGCAGGGCGTGGTCCCGGTGAGTCTCAGTGAGGGGTGCAGAGAAAGCCGCACCTCTGACCGCTGTAGGAGGCCAGGGCCTAGTAGGCAGGGGTGGGCCATCTTCGCACATGGAGATTGCCCCATGGGGAAAAGCAGACTGAGAATGGCCATGCGAAGCCACCATCCCCACATCTTGGTCACTAGGACAATTCCTCAGGACAAAAGGGTACAGATGGAGGATTACACCACGACTGACCCACATTCCCCAAAAATGACCTTGTTCTTCCCCACAGTGTCAAACTGGAGCAGCAGGGTATCTGGAGAAATccagggaggctgctgggaggagctggggctccaggCTGCGGCCCATCCTCACCCCAAAGCCCCTTCCTGACCTCACCAAGACCCACTCAGGGGGATCCCAAAGACCCCAGTGGAAGAGCAATGTTCTCACCTCAGCCACCCTGCTTTCTAAGATCATCTGTGCTACGTTTCTAAACCTGTAATTGCTGAAGAGACTGAGTTTCAACCATAGCTGCGTTTGCCAAGCAAATCACGCACTTCCCCTTGACTCCCCATCCGGGAGAAAGGCTGATGCCCCGCGCACTTCTTACCTCTGAGAAGGGGTAATATTCTTCCGCAAAAAACTGAAATGCTAGGTAATGATTCACCACCACCAGGCCTATGAAAGGAGTGCGAATCAGTCAACTTGGGGGGATAACAAGGCCGCATTTCTAAACTTCCCAaagcccctgggggtggggagccctgGGTCTGTGCCCCAACTTTATATAAAACTCGGAGGATGGCTTTGGGCCAAGCATACTACTGTCCAGATCTTTTGCTTGTACGTTAAAATCAGAGCATTGGCTCCAACCTGTCCGCTGCAGGAAGGCGCTACAAGCAGGTCTGTAAGGAAGCTGCTCTGCATGTTAGAAAATGAGACTTCCATGTTACATAATCCAAAGCAATGACAATGAACCTGGTTGGCAGCGGAAGTGAGTCCTCAAGAAAGCTctccatgggcagcaggggcagggaagTCCAGGGCGTGGAGATGGATGTACGCCCAAGGGGGAAAAGGCAGAAGAGGCTTTCTCTCTTGGGAATGCAGTGGCAGGGTCTGCGGGAGGCTTGGAGCTGCCATCTTTGGCTGCTCTCGATCCTGAGCAGGTGTCCTCCCCCCTGCCTCAGGTGAGGCGCGCTGGTCTGCACTGCGGCTGCGCACCACGCACCTCCTCATGTGCGGCTGAGTTTACAAGAGGGCAGGCGAGCAGACACTGGGCACAGACGTGCTGCAGAGAGCCATGGCTGCCCGCTCCTGCGGAGAGGTGATGGGCAGCACTGCAGAGAACGTGTCCCTGAGGCTGAGGCCCTCAACGCCACACGGCGACTCTGTCtgcttcctctcttccaaggcaGAGGCCACACTCTGCTAGGCTTGGCTCACACTGGAGCTAAGGGATACTGGAAGATAGGATGGGGCCTGGTGTCCACCTCACCGAGATCATTCAGAAAAACACAGGCAGCTAAAGGGCTGCAATGGAGGCCAAGGGGGACCCCAGCCCTGGGAAGATGCAGAAGGGACCTGGTCTTAGCCAGCTGTCTGGTGAAGTCACACAAAGGCACCCAGAGaaaagcccagccctggcttggaCAGTGAGCCCTCCCGGGGGTAACGTTTGCGTCCCAGCTTCTCCCACAGACATAGGAAAGCAGCTCTAAGAAGCACCCACTCCATCTGCTAGCCTGCCCCACGGCAAGGATGACCAGCAATGATTCGTGGAAGAAGTGGCAATCCTGGGAATGAAAGACTTTCCAAGACTTTTtccatgaataaatgaaaatatctatAATCCCTGACCAGGTGCCATTGGCTCCAGCAGCCCTGTCAGAAATCTCTGAACAGACGGCAGAAGCGCAGGCCTAGCGAGGGCAAGCGACTTCCCGGAGTCAGAAAATGGTGGCAGGGCAAAGGCAGGAAGGCCTGGGTCCTCCATGCACACTCCACAGCCCTGCGGCCGCTGCAGCACTCACAGTGAGGGTGGGGAAGGCAGTCCCAGGAGGCCCTCACACCAGGCCACGTCTGCTGGGGCTCCCGGCCCACTGAGGCTGCGGACTCAGTCAGGACGTGAGCTGCAGGACGGAGGCCCGCCAAGGAAGGGCTCTGGGCTGTCAGTGGCCCGGTGGCTTCTCTGACTGCCTGCTGGGGGCCTGCTTCTGCCACCCCACAACCTCCCATTCTCTTACCTCCTTGGGAGAGCCCCTGCATCGGATGCTTCCCTCCTCGTACCCCAACAAACTCTAGCCACAGAGACAAGGTGGGCTTCCAGAGTCCTTAAGAGCAAGAACTCCATTTTCCCAACCAGAATGGCCTCTCGGGGGACCTCAGTGGCTTCCCTCCTTTCGCCACTTGGCCTTCAAAGTCCAGGCCTGAGTCAGACACATCCGCCCGTGTCAGCTGCCTCCCCAACCCTGGCCCCTCTTACCACAAGACAGGATGAAGTTGGGCGAGGTCAGCATGATGAAGGGGAAGGTCTGCAGGAGGCCAAAGTAGACGAGGTTGGTGAAGAGGCCCACGCCAATCATGCTGGCGGGGAAGCGCTCAAAGACGTAGAGGCCAATCAGCACGGCCGTGGAGAACTGCAACAGCAGAGGCGCAGGTGCGGCAGCCCTTCCTGGCATCCCCTCCACGCCCGCCAACCCCAGCCAGCCCAGCAGAGGCGCAGGTGCGGCAGCCCTTCCGGGCATCCCCTCCACGCCCGCCAACCCCTCCGCACCCGCCAACCCCGGCCTGCCCAGCAGAGGTGCAAGTGCAGCAGCCCTTCCCAGCTTCCCCTCTGCACCCGCCAACCCTGGCCTGCTCAGGGCTGCGCTATGGACACGTGTCCATCTCTCTGGTCATAAAGGTGTGGCCTCCCCCACCAGCCTCTCAGTTCCACAGGGCACCACCATCTTTCAGTGTCATTTGTCAAAATTTTCTTGATGGCAAGCCACAGCAAGAAAACACGGAGCACCCTGACCGCAACACACAAATTCATGATTAGCGCTCACACTTTAATTCTAGTCTTTTCTacctcatttttctaaaaaaatgctgACTGTGCCCTACTGAATCAACTATATAACCCAATAATGAATCACGCCTGCACTCAGAAAGCATTGTTCTGAAGGACTTACTGTTGTCAGTACTTAACAAATGACAGTTGGCTGAACTCCTGAGCCAACACCCACAGGCTGGGCCTCTGGACCCAGAGCTGAGGGCTACGGTCTTATCTCCACCACTAACTCCCAATCCTAAGCCATGCCCAGAGTGGAAATGGCTGCTGACGCTGGCTGGCCTGAGGGGCAGTGGACTCCTGCTGTCCCAGtgcactgccaccaccaccccagccTCTTCTCCAGCCGGCAGCAATCTGACTCCCGGCAGTCACTGCTGTGGCATTGGCATCAATGGCGAGGGCTGTGTCTCCAGGAAGAGAAGCCTCCCATGGGCCCGGGCCGAGGAAAGTCCTCCCCTCTTAGGACAAATCGCTCGATCGGATCAGGAGGAGGGCAATGAACAAGAACTCAACACTGTCCCGAAGGTTCCTCCAAGTTCCAAATGCTGTGAACACAGCAAGGGACTAGAGGCGGTGGAAGACAGCCAAGCAAAGGCCAAGCCAGGGCCCTGTGGACAGGGAAGGTGCATCCGGCTGTCACCTTAAGGAGCTGAGAATGAGGTGAAGACAGCACTTAGGGAAGATGTGGGCCCGGGGTGCAGACCCAAAGGCAGGGTACAGGGCAGGGCTGCGGGCGGTTCCCCTCGGCGAACAGCTCACAGGTCTCAGCATTTCCGCCactttcctcccttcctgcctttggggtacagcagagagccagggagAATCCCAGAGGAGGCTGCCACTTACCCAGATCATGTACTTGATGATCCTGCTGGTGGCCACTGTGTATTCTTCTATCAGCTCCGCCAGGTAATAGAGTCCGGCCGCTGAGGGGATGGGGAGAGCATCAGCCAGGGTCACTGCCCCGACCCCGAACCCCACAGACCCTGTGTGGATGCCAGGTCAGGAGTAAACCAAAGAACCCACGCGAAACTCGGTCAGGGCAACTAAGAGGTTTCATGCAGTGGTAGGCTCCACCGGACACCTCAGCACCGGGCTAACCTCTGCCCAGAAAGCGGCATTTCACTCACGCCCGCAGTAAACGCCCGCTGGGCACGGAGGAGACCAGGTGCCAGGCTGAGTGCCGAGACTACTACAGAACAAGGCAGACAGGGCTCCTTCCTAACGCAGCTTGGGAAAGGAGTCTGACGCTCCCAGTGCGACAGTGCTGCTCTAGGGA
The window above is part of the Lepus europaeus isolate LE1 chromosome 13, mLepTim1.pri, whole genome shotgun sequence genome. Proteins encoded here:
- the TEX261 gene encoding protein TEX261 yields the protein MWFMYVLSWLSLFIQVAFITLAVAAGLYYLAELIEEYTVATSRIIKYMIWFSTAVLIGLYVFERFPASMIGVGLFTNLVYFGLLQTFPFIMLTSPNFILSCGLVVVNHYLAFQFFAEEYYPFSEVLAYFTFCLWIIPFAFFVSLSAGENVLPSTMQPGDDVVSNYFTKGKRGKRLGILVVFNFIKEAILPSRQKIY